Proteins encoded within one genomic window of Ammonifex degensii KC4:
- a CDS encoding methyltetrahydrofolate cobalamin methyltransferase: MLLIGERINGMFRDIREAIMKRDPEPIKKHAILQTQGGARYLDINTGPAVPPEEQPEVMAWLVQVAQEVSPLPCCLDSTNPEAIEAGLKVHRGKAIINSTTADPWKMEIYFPMAVKYGAALIGLTMNEKGVPKDANDRLALAMELVAQADAYGLPMEDLFIDPLVLPVNVAQDHGPEVLETIRQVKLLASPPPRTVIGLSNISQGCPNRPLINRTFLAMAMACGLDAAIADVEDEELVNVAATANLILNREVYCDSYLKTFRRL; the protein is encoded by the coding sequence ATGCTTCTCATCGGCGAGCGCATAAACGGCATGTTCAGGGACATAAGGGAGGCCATCATGAAGCGCGACCCCGAGCCCATAAAGAAGCACGCCATCCTGCAGACCCAGGGAGGAGCTAGGTACTTGGACATCAACACCGGACCGGCGGTACCGCCCGAGGAGCAGCCCGAAGTCATGGCCTGGCTGGTCCAGGTGGCGCAGGAAGTGAGTCCCCTTCCCTGCTGCCTCGACTCCACCAACCCGGAGGCCATAGAAGCGGGGCTCAAGGTGCACCGGGGTAAGGCCATCATCAACTCCACCACCGCCGACCCCTGGAAGATGGAAATCTACTTCCCCATGGCGGTGAAGTACGGGGCGGCACTCATCGGGCTTACCATGAACGAGAAGGGGGTGCCCAAGGACGCCAACGACCGCCTGGCCCTGGCCATGGAGCTGGTGGCTCAGGCGGACGCCTACGGCCTGCCCATGGAGGATCTTTTTATCGACCCCCTGGTCCTGCCGGTCAACGTAGCCCAGGATCACGGTCCCGAGGTCCTGGAGACCATAAGGCAGGTGAAGCTCCTGGCCAGCCCCCCTCCCCGCACGGTGATAGGCCTTTCCAACATATCGCAGGGCTGTCCCAATCGCCCGCTGATCAACCGCACCTTCCTAGCCATGGCCATGGCCTGCGGCCTGGACGCGGCCATCGCCGACGTGGAGGACGAGGAGTTGGTCAACGTAGCGGCTACCGCCAACCTCATCTTGAACCGCGAAGTGTACTGCGACTCCTACCTCAAGACCTTCCGGCGGCTTTAA
- a CDS encoding FAD-dependent oxidoreductase, whose translation MRKEGAVLVVGGGVAGIQASLELARLGFYVYLAERGPSIGGGMAYLDKTFPTEDCALCILSPFLVECARHRNIEILTGAEVKGLSGEPGNFRVKLELHPRGVKVEECRACGVCFKVCPVEVPDEFNQGLSSRKAIYQPYPQAFPRAAVIDWGSCTRCGRCRDTCPTKAIDLEMEPEEKELSVGAILLTPGFSLFSPASLSPAYGWGLLPQVITNLEMERILSASGPFGGAVIRPFDGGFPRRIAWLQCVGSRDRRLNRPFCSSVCCMIALKQAHLVRERTRGEVETVIFGMDLRAFGKRFEEYALRAQEDGVRFIPCRIHSLVPAGEGVRLRWVEEGEAREEVFDLVVLSLGLAPPAASDKLLDNLGIPAGHFGFCPQEIAGMGTGRPGIFVAGTFAGPKDIPEAVAEATAAVGEISSWLKETRGTRVTAPSYPPPLELAGEPRIGVVVCDCGTNIRGVVKVPEVVALARQLPGVVWAREFLYACSQDSQQVIKEAVLRHRLNRLVVAACSPRTHRPLFRETLQEVGLNPYLLEMVNIRDHCSWVHHDPEEATAKAQALCAMGVAKAARLKPLSPAQVPVVPRALVVGGGVAGLTAACSLADQGVEVVLVEKTGRIGGRARELYYGLDGEDPRRLSHKLTEKVQSHPRIRVYTGTVPVSCEGFIGNFKVKLSNGEEVRCGAVILATGALPHKPRSFLYGTDPRVTTLWEFEKGWAKERVRFTEAQEILFLQCVESRTPERPYCSRVCCSKTALLARQVKEQKPSARVYVLYRDVRTYGFREKLYDAARAAGVIYLRYTPDRPPQVEEEEGKLKVTLFDPLLGEELVFRPDLLVLATPMVAPPGRKEMAQIFKVPVDEYGFFWEAHPKLRPVDFAAEGIFLCGTAHSPRSLKECLIQAKAAAARVASILLQEELTGKGEVARVDPAKCVACLTCVRVCPYGAPRYTPEKGVVAIEPLACQGCGTCVGECPNAAIELEGYRREQMAAAVAGLLGVRG comes from the coding sequence ATGAGGAAGGAAGGGGCTGTGCTGGTGGTGGGAGGTGGGGTGGCGGGGATCCAGGCCTCCCTGGAGCTGGCACGGCTGGGTTTCTACGTCTATCTGGCGGAGAGAGGCCCCAGCATTGGTGGGGGAATGGCCTACCTCGATAAGACCTTTCCCACGGAGGATTGCGCCCTCTGCATCCTTTCCCCCTTCCTGGTGGAGTGTGCCCGCCACCGCAACATAGAGATCCTGACTGGGGCGGAGGTCAAGGGCCTTTCCGGCGAACCGGGAAACTTCCGGGTGAAGCTAGAGCTTCATCCCCGGGGAGTGAAAGTGGAGGAGTGCCGGGCCTGCGGTGTTTGCTTCAAAGTCTGCCCGGTGGAGGTCCCCGACGAGTTCAACCAAGGCTTGTCAAGCCGCAAGGCCATATACCAGCCTTACCCCCAGGCCTTTCCCCGCGCGGCGGTTATCGACTGGGGGAGTTGCACCCGCTGCGGCCGCTGCCGGGACACCTGCCCGACCAAGGCCATAGACCTGGAGATGGAGCCGGAGGAGAAAGAACTTTCCGTGGGGGCGATACTCTTAACGCCCGGCTTTTCCCTTTTTTCTCCTGCCAGCCTTTCCCCGGCCTACGGCTGGGGCCTGCTTCCCCAGGTGATCACCAACCTGGAAATGGAGCGCATCTTAAGCGCTTCCGGCCCCTTCGGCGGTGCCGTCATCCGGCCTTTTGATGGGGGCTTTCCCCGGCGGATAGCCTGGCTGCAGTGCGTGGGCTCGCGCGACCGGCGCCTTAACCGCCCTTTCTGCTCTTCCGTCTGCTGCATGATCGCCCTCAAGCAGGCCCACCTGGTGCGGGAGCGCACCCGGGGAGAGGTGGAGACGGTGATCTTTGGTATGGACCTGCGCGCTTTCGGCAAGCGCTTTGAGGAGTACGCCCTGCGGGCCCAGGAGGACGGGGTGCGCTTTATCCCCTGCCGGATACATAGTCTTGTTCCCGCTGGGGAAGGAGTGCGCCTGCGCTGGGTGGAAGAGGGCGAAGCAAGGGAGGAAGTTTTCGACCTGGTGGTTCTCTCCTTGGGCTTGGCTCCCCCGGCGGCCAGCGACAAGCTTTTGGATAACCTGGGGATACCTGCAGGACATTTTGGCTTCTGCCCGCAAGAAATCGCAGGTATGGGTACGGGCAGGCCGGGCATTTTCGTGGCCGGCACTTTTGCCGGGCCCAAAGATATACCGGAAGCGGTGGCGGAGGCCACGGCCGCTGTGGGGGAGATAAGCTCCTGGCTTAAAGAGACTCGGGGAACCCGGGTGACTGCCCCTTCTTATCCCCCTCCGCTGGAGCTGGCCGGTGAGCCCCGGATCGGGGTGGTAGTCTGCGACTGCGGCACCAACATCCGCGGGGTGGTAAAGGTGCCCGAGGTAGTGGCCCTAGCCCGGCAACTCCCCGGCGTGGTGTGGGCCCGGGAGTTCCTCTACGCCTGCTCCCAGGATAGCCAGCAGGTAATCAAGGAGGCGGTCCTTCGGCACCGGCTCAATCGGCTGGTGGTGGCTGCCTGCTCCCCGCGTACCCACCGTCCCCTCTTCCGCGAGACCTTGCAGGAAGTGGGGCTTAACCCCTACCTCTTAGAGATGGTCAACATAAGGGACCACTGCTCCTGGGTGCATCACGACCCGGAGGAAGCCACTGCCAAGGCCCAAGCGCTCTGCGCCATGGGGGTGGCCAAAGCGGCCAGGCTCAAACCCCTTTCCCCAGCCCAGGTTCCCGTCGTTCCTCGGGCGTTGGTGGTGGGGGGCGGAGTAGCGGGCCTGACCGCGGCTTGCTCCTTAGCTGATCAGGGGGTAGAAGTAGTTCTGGTGGAAAAGACCGGGAGAATCGGCGGGAGGGCGCGGGAGCTTTATTACGGTCTTGATGGAGAAGATCCCCGCCGGCTAAGTCACAAGCTTACCGAAAAGGTGCAATCTCACCCGCGGATAAGGGTTTACACCGGAACTGTTCCCGTGAGTTGCGAAGGGTTTATAGGCAACTTCAAGGTGAAACTAAGTAACGGCGAGGAAGTGCGTTGCGGCGCCGTCATCTTGGCCACTGGTGCCTTGCCCCATAAACCACGGAGCTTCCTTTACGGTACTGATCCCCGGGTAACTACTTTGTGGGAGTTTGAAAAAGGCTGGGCTAAAGAGAGGGTGCGTTTTACTGAAGCACAAGAAATTCTTTTCCTGCAGTGCGTCGAATCCCGCACTCCGGAGCGTCCCTATTGCAGCCGGGTCTGCTGTAGCAAGACGGCTTTATTAGCCCGCCAGGTGAAGGAGCAGAAGCCTTCTGCCCGGGTATATGTGCTTTACCGGGACGTGCGTACCTACGGCTTCCGGGAAAAGCTTTACGATGCGGCCCGTGCGGCTGGGGTAATTTACCTCCGCTACACACCTGACCGTCCTCCTCAGGTGGAAGAGGAAGAAGGGAAGCTCAAGGTCACTCTCTTTGACCCCCTTCTCGGAGAGGAGCTGGTCTTCCGTCCCGACCTGCTGGTACTGGCTACCCCCATGGTGGCTCCCCCGGGAAGGAAGGAAATGGCCCAGATCTTCAAGGTGCCGGTGGACGAGTACGGCTTCTTCTGGGAGGCCCACCCGAAGCTCAGGCCCGTGGACTTTGCGGCGGAAGGGATCTTTCTCTGCGGCACGGCCCACAGCCCCCGGAGCCTGAAGGAATGCCTTATCCAGGCCAAAGCGGCGGCGGCCAGGGTGGCTTCCATCCTCCTCCAGGAGGAGCTCACGGGCAAGGGGGAGGTGGCCCGGGTAGACCCTGCGAAGTGCGTGGCATGTCTTACCTGCGTGCGCGTCTGTCCCTACGGTGCCCCGCGCTACACCCCGGAAAAAGGGGTGGTGGCGATCGAACCCCTGGCCTGCCAGGGCTGCGGCACCTGCGTGGGGGAGTGTCCCAACGCGGCCATTGAGCTGGAAGGCTACCGGCGGGAGCAGATGGCGGCGGCCGTCGCCGGGCTTTTGGGGGTGAGAGGTTGA
- a CDS encoding hydrogenase iron-sulfur subunit — protein MKGFKPTIVAFCCHYCAYAAADLAGSLRLEYPSSIRIVEVPCSGRVEEELILHAFAEGADGVLVAGCLEGDCHFQKGNVRARKRVEYLRQLLTDIGLEPERLAMYNLSSAMGKRFAEIAREMTEKVAGLGPSPLRKGVEEA, from the coding sequence TTGAAGGGGTTTAAGCCCACTATCGTGGCCTTCTGCTGCCACTACTGCGCCTACGCGGCGGCGGATCTGGCAGGAAGCCTGCGCTTGGAGTACCCTTCCAGCATCCGCATCGTGGAGGTTCCCTGCTCCGGGCGGGTGGAAGAGGAGCTCATCCTGCATGCCTTTGCCGAAGGGGCCGACGGCGTGCTGGTAGCCGGCTGTCTGGAGGGGGACTGCCACTTCCAGAAGGGAAACGTCCGGGCCCGCAAGCGGGTGGAATACCTCCGGCAGTTGCTGACGGACATAGGTCTGGAACCGGAGCGCCTAGCCATGTACAACCTCTCCTCGGCCATGGGGAAGAGGTTTGCCGAGATAGCCCGGGAGATGACGGAAAAAGTGGCCGGGCTGGGGCCGAGCCCCCTGAGAAAGGGGGTTGAGGAAGCATGA
- a CDS encoding methylenetetrahydrofolate reductase C-terminal domain-containing protein, which translates to MIVAKPKPLSFLAEQLRPYRKIAVVGCETCMAVCLAGGEKETRRLSQALELERRVKGGASLLAIPLTVKRQCEYEYLELLGETLKEVEAAVSLGCGVGVQYLVTAFPELWVIPGLDTLLVGGPTALGVWEEYCRLCGECLLHLTGGVCPLTRCAKGLLNGPCGGASEGRCEVNPEVPCAWLLIYDRLRRFGKEDLLRHIAPPKNWRLAQGRGPRRLVKEEVRE; encoded by the coding sequence ATGATAGTGGCCAAACCCAAGCCCCTTTCTTTCCTGGCCGAGCAACTGCGCCCCTACCGCAAAATAGCGGTCGTAGGTTGCGAGACCTGCATGGCCGTCTGCCTGGCCGGAGGGGAGAAGGAGACCCGGAGGCTTTCTCAGGCGCTGGAGCTGGAGCGCCGGGTGAAGGGAGGAGCATCGCTCCTAGCCATTCCCCTTACGGTCAAACGGCAGTGTGAGTATGAGTACCTGGAGCTGCTGGGAGAGACTCTTAAAGAGGTAGAGGCGGCGGTATCCTTGGGTTGCGGGGTAGGGGTGCAGTACCTGGTGACCGCATTCCCGGAACTGTGGGTGATACCGGGGCTCGATACCCTGCTGGTCGGCGGACCAACGGCTTTAGGGGTCTGGGAGGAGTACTGCCGTTTGTGCGGGGAATGCCTTCTGCACCTGACCGGCGGCGTATGTCCTCTCACGCGCTGTGCCAAAGGCCTGCTCAACGGCCCCTGTGGCGGGGCGTCGGAGGGGAGATGCGAGGTGAACCCGGAGGTTCCCTGTGCCTGGCTTTTAATTTATGACCGACTGCGGCGCTTCGGCAAGGAGGATCTGCTGCGGCATATTGCTCCTCCTAAAAACTGGCGACTGGCTCAGGGACGTGGCCCGCGGAGGCTGGTAAAGGAGGAGGTGAGGGAATGA
- a CDS encoding methylenetetrahydrofolate reductase, which yields MRSGSRLERLLARGEFVVTAEIGPPKHASAEPLIRKARMLKGYVDAANITDCQTAVVRMASIPAAVHLLREGIEPVIQMTCRDRNRIAIQADLLGAYSLGIRNLLCLTGDHPAVGDHPEAKGVFDLDAIQLLDMVRRLRDEKVFQSGVPLKGPEPRFFLGAAENPCGDPVELRVMRLAKKVEAGADFIQTQCVFDLECFSRWMELVRKDGLDRRVYILAGVTPLKSARMANYMHENVPGISIPEEIRERMAKAADPHEEGIAIAVETIQALKKIPGVAGVHIMAIAWEEVVPEIVKRAGLFPRPQLPEDSDK from the coding sequence ATGAGGTCTGGTTCGCGCTTGGAAAGGTTACTCGCCCGAGGGGAGTTCGTGGTCACGGCGGAAATAGGCCCGCCCAAGCACGCTTCCGCCGAACCGCTCATCCGCAAGGCCCGCATGCTCAAAGGATACGTGGACGCGGCCAACATAACCGATTGCCAAACGGCGGTGGTGCGGATGGCCAGCATCCCGGCAGCGGTTCACCTCTTACGCGAGGGGATAGAGCCGGTTATCCAGATGACCTGCCGCGACCGCAACCGCATAGCCATCCAGGCCGACCTGCTGGGGGCTTACAGCCTGGGGATCCGCAACCTGCTCTGCCTTACCGGCGACCACCCGGCGGTGGGCGACCATCCCGAAGCCAAAGGTGTATTTGACCTCGATGCCATACAGCTTCTGGATATGGTCAGGCGCCTGCGGGACGAGAAGGTTTTCCAAAGCGGCGTGCCGCTTAAAGGCCCTGAGCCCCGCTTCTTCCTCGGGGCGGCGGAAAATCCCTGCGGCGACCCGGTGGAGCTGCGGGTAATGCGCCTGGCAAAGAAGGTGGAGGCGGGAGCCGATTTCATCCAGACCCAGTGCGTTTTCGACTTGGAGTGCTTCAGCCGATGGATGGAACTGGTGCGCAAGGATGGGCTGGATCGCCGCGTCTACATCCTGGCGGGGGTTACTCCCCTAAAGTCGGCCCGTATGGCCAACTACATGCACGAAAACGTCCCCGGCATAAGCATACCAGAGGAGATTAGGGAAAGGATGGCCAAGGCGGCCGATCCCCACGAAGAGGGGATAGCCATCGCGGTGGAAACCATCCAGGCCTTAAAGAAGATACCGGGCGTGGCCGGAGTACACATAATGGCTATTGCCTGGGAGGAGGTGGTTCCGGAGATTGTAAAGCGGGCCGGGCTTTTTCCCCGGCCCCAGCTTCCGGAGGATTCTGATAAGTAG
- a CDS encoding manganese efflux pump: MKKEISLLPHKQQESPPHILVEALRPGGDRMNWFTVALLTISSSLDNFGAGLSYGICGIRIKIIHNALIALIAFLFSYTGIICGGCITKILPNLLANVTAALLFFVIGLRLVLLTWQQRKRNEQVEAEEKTE; the protein is encoded by the coding sequence TTGAAAAAAGAAATTTCGCTCCTCCCCCACAAGCAGCAGGAAAGCCCCCCTCATATACTGGTAGAAGCCTTAAGGCCTGGGGGGGATAGGATGAACTGGTTCACCGTTGCTCTGCTCACAATTTCGTCGAGCCTAGATAATTTCGGCGCAGGATTATCCTACGGCATTTGCGGAATAAGAATAAAAATAATACACAATGCTTTAATAGCGCTTATAGCCTTCCTGTTTAGCTACACCGGAATAATTTGCGGAGGGTGCATCACTAAGATACTGCCGAATCTGCTGGCCAATGTAACGGCAGCCCTCCTTTTCTTCGTCATCGGTTTACGCCTCGTCTTGCTCACCTGGCAGCAGCGCAAGCGCAACGAGCAGGTGGAGGCCGAGGAAAAAACGGAGTAG
- the dapB gene encoding 4-hydroxy-tetrahydrodipicolinate reductase, with protein sequence MIRVVVTGAAGRMGREVVKAVSRTPGMQLVGAVDPGHTGQDIGLLAGIGPLGVVVRDDLANVLRETEASVMVDFTTPHAAVANIKTALACGVRPVVGTTGIPQEEIEEIKNICREKRLGGLIAPNFALGAVLMMHFAGIAARYFPDVEIIEYHHHQKLDAPSGTALQTAEIIARSRQGGPTGDRTEVEKLDGARGGNLEGIRIHSIRLPGFVAHQEVIFGGLGQTLTIRHDSTSRESFMPGVIMAIKKVLELEELVYGLDKLIFG encoded by the coding sequence TTGATCCGGGTAGTGGTTACCGGGGCGGCCGGCCGGATGGGCCGGGAGGTTGTCAAGGCGGTCAGCCGTACGCCGGGCATGCAGCTGGTGGGGGCAGTCGACCCCGGTCACACGGGACAGGATATAGGCCTGCTGGCCGGTATCGGTCCGCTGGGAGTAGTCGTACGGGACGATTTGGCAAACGTTTTGCGGGAGACCGAGGCTTCGGTGATGGTGGACTTTACCACCCCGCACGCGGCCGTGGCTAACATCAAAACCGCTCTGGCCTGTGGCGTGCGTCCGGTGGTGGGGACCACGGGTATCCCGCAGGAGGAGATAGAGGAGATAAAGAATATCTGCCGGGAGAAGCGGTTAGGGGGGCTAATTGCCCCCAACTTTGCTCTGGGGGCGGTTTTAATGATGCACTTCGCCGGCATTGCCGCCCGTTATTTCCCCGACGTGGAGATCATCGAATACCATCACCACCAGAAATTAGACGCTCCTTCCGGCACGGCCCTGCAGACGGCGGAGATCATTGCCCGCAGCCGCCAGGGAGGCCCTACAGGGGACCGCACGGAAGTGGAGAAGCTTGATGGCGCCCGGGGCGGCAACCTGGAGGGAATAAGGATTCACAGCATCCGGCTGCCCGGCTTTGTGGCCCATCAGGAGGTGATCTTCGGGGGCTTAGGCCAGACCTTAACCATAAGGCACGACTCCACCTCCCGCGAATCGTTCATGCCGGGGGTGATCATGGCCATCAAGAAGGTGCTGGAGCTGGAGGAGCTGGTTTACGGCCTGGACAAGCTGATCTTCGGTTAA
- the dpsA gene encoding dipicolinate synthase subunit DpsA gives MRRGLAGFTLAVVGGDRRAVYTAEELAGRGARVRLVGHEASLPGVELAEDIKAGLVGAEAVIFPFPGVQERGEIETPYGVLHLEEEDLLPLPRGGLIFTGFANPYLLQLAERLGLKLIPVADRDDFAILNSIPTAEGALQMAMELLPVTIHGSQALVLGFGRVGKTLARMLQALGARVTVVTREPAERARALEMGLRAIDFPALRGCIGEAEVIFNTVPALVLTARLLKHTRPDVLIIDLASKPGGTDFEAARALGRQALLAPSLPGKVAPKTAGRILGQVIAEIFVQEKGLSLAARA, from the coding sequence ATGCGACGCGGGCTTGCGGGGTTTACGCTGGCAGTGGTCGGAGGTGACCGGCGGGCCGTCTATACTGCCGAGGAGTTGGCCGGTAGGGGTGCCAGGGTAAGGCTGGTGGGGCACGAGGCTAGTTTGCCGGGCGTAGAGCTCGCGGAGGATATAAAGGCCGGGCTTGTGGGAGCAGAGGCAGTGATCTTCCCCTTCCCGGGGGTGCAGGAGAGAGGGGAAATAGAGACCCCTTACGGGGTGCTCCATCTGGAGGAAGAGGATTTGCTACCTTTGCCGCGAGGCGGCCTCATCTTTACCGGCTTTGCCAACCCCTATCTCCTCCAACTGGCGGAGCGGCTGGGGCTGAAGCTCATACCGGTGGCCGATCGTGATGATTTCGCCATACTCAATTCCATTCCCACCGCCGAGGGAGCCTTGCAGATGGCAATGGAGCTTCTACCGGTCACCATTCACGGCTCGCAGGCCCTGGTGCTGGGTTTCGGGCGGGTGGGCAAGACTCTAGCCCGCATGTTGCAGGCGCTGGGGGCCAGGGTGACGGTAGTGACGCGCGAGCCGGCGGAGCGCGCCCGCGCCTTGGAAATGGGGCTTAGAGCGATAGACTTCCCGGCTCTGCGCGGATGCATAGGCGAGGCGGAAGTAATCTTCAACACCGTGCCCGCCCTGGTTCTTACCGCCCGGCTACTCAAGCACACCCGACCCGACGTTCTCATCATCGATCTGGCTTCCAAGCCGGGAGGCACCGATTTTGAGGCCGCCCGGGCTTTGGGGCGGCAGGCCCTGCTGGCCCCGTCTCTGCCGGGCAAGGTAGCCCCTAAGACGGCTGGGCGCATCTTAGGCCAGGTGATAGCGGAAATCTTCGTCCAGGAAAAGGGCTTGAGCCTGGCGGCACGTGCTTAA
- a CDS encoding dipicolinate synthase subunit B, with protein sequence MARLKGVRVGFALTGSFCTLHEAVRQIENLLREGAEVIPIVTREVATTDTRFGTARQWKEKLAALTGNPVIETIVEAEPIGPKRLLDVLVVAPCTGNTLAKLANAITDGPALMAIKAQLRNQRPVVLAISTNDGLGMNARNLGVLLNAKNVYFVPFGQDDPVNKPNSLVAKMDLLVDTVIHALQGKQIQPVLIEYRKLKAV encoded by the coding sequence TTGGCGCGCTTAAAGGGAGTTAGGGTGGGTTTTGCCCTTACCGGTTCCTTTTGCACGCTTCATGAAGCGGTGCGGCAGATAGAAAACCTCCTGCGGGAAGGGGCCGAGGTCATCCCCATAGTTACCCGGGAGGTGGCCACTACCGATACCCGCTTTGGCACGGCGCGGCAGTGGAAGGAGAAGCTGGCGGCTTTAACTGGCAACCCGGTGATCGAAACCATAGTGGAGGCCGAACCCATAGGGCCAAAGCGCCTTTTAGACGTGCTGGTGGTGGCTCCCTGTACCGGGAACACGCTGGCCAAACTGGCTAACGCCATAACCGACGGGCCGGCGCTCATGGCCATAAAGGCCCAGCTTCGCAATCAGCGGCCGGTGGTGCTGGCCATATCCACCAACGACGGCTTGGGCATGAATGCGCGCAATTTAGGGGTGCTCTTGAACGCTAAAAATGTTTATTTCGTTCCCTTCGGGCAGGATGATCCCGTCAACAAGCCTAATTCTTTAGTAGCCAAGATGGATCTGCTGGTGGACACCGTCATCCACGCCCTTCAGGGGAAGCAGATCCAGCCGGTGCTGATCGAGTACCGGAAGCTGAAAGCTGTTTGA
- a CDS encoding aspartate-semialdehyde dehydrogenase: MFNVAVVGATGAVGQEILKVLEERQFPVKKLIPLATARSAGKEIVFRGETYRVEATGPESFEGVDIAFFAGGSGSRDFALVARDKGALVIDNSSAFRLDPEVPLVVPEVNPEDARKHKRLIANPNCSTIIMVVPLKPIYDAVGIKRVVVATYQAVSGAGAAAIEELRLQTQAVLEGKEYPPQVFPHQIAFNLIPHIDIFSEYGYTREEWKMVKETRKILHDDNLAITATTVRVPVFRSHSEAVNIETKEKISAEAARELLRQAPGVVVIDDPQNLQYPMPITATGRDEVFVGRIREDISVDKGLNLWVVADQLRKGAATNAVQIAELVIRSGWL; encoded by the coding sequence TTGTTTAACGTAGCAGTAGTAGGGGCCACCGGCGCGGTGGGCCAGGAGATCCTGAAAGTGCTGGAGGAGCGTCAATTCCCGGTAAAAAAACTTATACCCCTGGCCACCGCTCGGTCGGCCGGGAAGGAGATAGTCTTTCGGGGAGAAACCTACCGGGTGGAAGCTACCGGTCCCGAGAGCTTCGAGGGAGTAGACATCGCCTTTTTTGCCGGCGGTTCGGGAAGCCGAGATTTCGCCTTGGTAGCGCGCGATAAAGGGGCGCTGGTGATCGACAACTCCAGCGCTTTCCGCCTGGATCCCGAGGTTCCCCTGGTGGTACCGGAAGTCAATCCGGAAGATGCCCGCAAGCATAAGCGTCTAATTGCCAATCCCAACTGCTCCACCATAATCATGGTAGTGCCCCTTAAACCCATCTATGATGCGGTAGGCATCAAGCGGGTGGTGGTAGCCACCTACCAGGCAGTTTCCGGGGCAGGAGCGGCAGCCATAGAGGAACTCCGCCTGCAAACCCAGGCTGTGCTCGAAGGTAAAGAGTACCCGCCCCAGGTTTTCCCGCACCAGATAGCCTTCAACCTCATACCCCACATCGACATCTTCTCCGAATACGGCTACACCCGGGAAGAGTGGAAGATGGTAAAAGAGACCCGCAAGATCCTCCACGATGACAACCTGGCCATCACAGCTACCACCGTGCGGGTTCCGGTTTTTCGCTCTCACTCCGAAGCAGTAAATATAGAGACCAAGGAGAAGATTTCTGCGGAGGCCGCCCGCGAGCTCTTACGCCAGGCCCCGGGGGTAGTGGTAATAGACGATCCCCAGAACCTGCAGTACCCGATGCCCATAACGGCGACGGGGCGGGACGAGGTCTTCGTGGGGCGCATCCGGGAGGATATTTCGGTGGACAAGGGTCTTAACCTCTGGGTGGTGGCGGACCAACTGCGCAAGGGGGCGGCCACCAACGCGGTGCAGATAGCGGAGCTCGTGATAAGGTCTGGCTGGCTCTAA
- the dapA gene encoding 4-hydroxy-tetrahydrodipicolinate synthase, whose translation MSVDFGYVLTAMVTPFDREGRLDLAQAKRLARYLVENGSDGVVVAGTTGESPTLTKEEKIALFTAVTEEIGGRATVIAGTGSNDTAQSVELTKAAEKAGVDAIMVVAPYYNKPSQEGLYRHFRTIAESTNLPVMLYNVPGRTAVNILPATVARLAQDVPNIVAIKEASGNLDQVSELRRILPDDFAIYSGDDALTLPILALGGRGVVSVVSHLVGKRLKEMISSYYSGNVTLAAKIHRELYPLMKGMFITTNPVPVKAALNLLGINVGPPRLPLVEANQAEKEKLAELLREAGLL comes from the coding sequence ATGAGCGTGGACTTCGGTTACGTCCTCACGGCGATGGTGACTCCCTTTGACCGGGAGGGGAGGCTAGATCTCGCCCAGGCTAAGAGACTGGCCCGCTACCTGGTGGAGAACGGCTCCGACGGGGTGGTGGTAGCGGGGACCACCGGTGAATCACCCACGCTGACCAAAGAAGAGAAGATAGCCCTTTTCACCGCCGTCACTGAAGAGATCGGTGGTCGGGCCACGGTGATCGCTGGCACCGGTAGCAACGACACGGCTCAATCCGTGGAGCTCACCAAGGCGGCGGAGAAGGCAGGCGTGGACGCCATCATGGTGGTGGCTCCCTACTACAACAAGCCTTCCCAAGAGGGACTTTACCGGCACTTCCGCACCATTGCCGAGAGCACCAATCTGCCGGTCATGCTCTATAACGTGCCGGGGCGCACGGCGGTCAACATCCTGCCGGCCACGGTAGCCCGGCTGGCCCAGGACGTGCCCAACATAGTGGCCATCAAGGAGGCTTCCGGGAACCTGGATCAGGTAAGCGAGTTGAGGCGCATCTTGCCCGACGACTTCGCCATTTATAGCGGCGACGACGCTTTAACTTTGCCCATCCTTGCCCTGGGTGGCAGAGGGGTAGTGAGCGTGGTTTCCCACCTGGTGGGGAAGAGGCTCAAGGAGATGATAAGCTCCTACTACAGCGGCAACGTAACCCTGGCGGCCAAGATCCACCGGGAGCTTTATCCTCTCATGAAGGGGATGTTCATCACCACCAACCCCGTCCCGGTGAAGGCGGCCCTCAATCTTCTGGGGATAAACGTGGGGCCGCCGCGCCTTCCGCTGGTAGAGGCCAACCAGGCGGAGAAGGAGAAGCTGGCTGAGCTTTTGCGCGAGGCGGGGCTCCTCTAG